Proteins from one Fragaria vesca subsp. vesca linkage group LG6, FraVesHawaii_1.0, whole genome shotgun sequence genomic window:
- the LOC101311787 gene encoding putative F-box protein At5g55150-like, with product MKECGSNIDMGCIRWSEQLPEEIMHLFLERLCISDYLHCRQVCRSWRNAVRRAIASKCCRPATELPWLVPDDIYAFNLSDKKIVKGKPKSLLYQMKISQRCVGSIEGWLIVVKKVYGEHNNISFLNPVSRARVMLPPTSRWLTDFSYRKVVASTVPTSSQCIVACISCEEKLAFCRPSDKSWTKIDSWTSFSDLEIVERKLYAITNNKLMMMFDIIIEDADASGNGSSGLRYRAERQVSLYPKPCCITVSEIMLRVECYLVKDSTSKELFIIVVKCSSASNCSNFERSETIQRVQMFKVELVNNGVRWEEVVDLSARILFLSKTRNAFIYNVDSSSDITALQRNCICIAHDDRLCSNLEVLSLTDKSIKPYDTSPLKAYISGSFWFTPNPW from the coding sequence ATGAAGGAATGTGGGAGCAATATTGACATGGGTTGCATCAGGTGGTCCGAGCAACTCCCAGAAGAGATCATGCATTTGTTTCTGGAACGACTATGCATATCAGACTATCTTCATTGTCGTCAAGTTTGCCGTTCATGGCGAAACGCTGTAAGAAGAGCAATTGCAAGCAAATGTTGTCGTCCTGCTACTGAGCTGCCATGGCTTGTGCCTGATGACATATACGCTTTCAATCTAAGTGACAAGAAGATTGTCAAAGGAAAACCAAAATCACTTCTGTATCAGATGAAGATATCGCAGCGTTGTGTTGGGTCAATTGAGGGGTGGTTGATCGTGGTTAAGAAGGTATATGGCGAACATAACAATATAAGCTTCTTGAATCCAGTATCAAGAGCCCGAGTGATGCTACCACCAACAAGCAGATGGCTTACTGATTTTTCCTATAGGAAAGTAGTAGCCTCTACAGTACCAACGAGCTCGCAGTGTATTGTGGCTTGCATTTCTTGTGAGGAAAAGTTGGCTTTTTGTAGACCATCTGATAAATCCTGGACGAAAATTGATTCGTGGACTAGTTTTTCAGATCTAGAGATAGTTGAAAGGAAGTTATATGCTATAACAAATAACAAGTTGATGATGATGTTTGACATAATAATCGAAGATGCGGATGCCAGCGGCAATGGCAGCAGTGGTCTTCGTTATAGGGCAGAAAGGCAAGTCTCGCTTTATCCCAAGCCATGTTGTATAACGGTCAGTGAAATTATGTTGAGAGTCGAGTGCTACTTAGTAAAAGATTCTACATCAAAGGAGTTGTTCATAATTGTTGTTAAATGTAGTTCTGCTAGCAATTGCTCCAACTTTGAAAGATCGGAAACTATACAACGAGTTCAAATGTTCAAGGTGGAGTTGGTTAATAATGGTGTTCGATGGGAAGAGGTTGTCGATCTTAGTGCTCGGATACTGTTCCTAAGCAAAACAAGGAATGCGTTCATATACAATGTCGACAGCAGCAGTGATATCACAGCACTTCAAAGAAACTGCATTTGTATTGCTCACGATGATCGTTTATGCTCAAACTTGGAGGTGCTTTCCTTGACAGACAAGAGTATCAAACCTTATGATACTTCCCCCCTAAAGGCTTATATATCCGGGTCATTTTGGTTCACACCAAATCCTTGGTAG